In one Magallana gigas chromosome 7, xbMagGiga1.1, whole genome shotgun sequence genomic region, the following are encoded:
- the LOC136270106 gene encoding uncharacterized protein: MASGEGRPLENAWRAPVDVFGPGEKSIKSQIQSQTMDYEFSADLWKQARAVVDEVLDIILSELKTQAQKMSENLEIDDRFIRQASARQGLKIVAPDEFDAIVPFKLKGLDPQEVRLKDTDGKVLPGQMRLRVLNQSVLIERFSRLHTLGVFQMDQGTCLINTKMLQEKVFKSLMDKTLSITEDSLKRKGYNVTRGSKPPTMNIKISSNLPFPIDVDFVPGLHLGDEAVMIPDSVTTHPGSIRMNFPRFGLMKWISKENPRMREQDKDVIWRNCSSSYERYMFDMCLNNRERLYIVTACRIMKAVVKTLRKRQNHAANLLTSYHLKTIAMYCIEHLTVPTVAPPGLQLGGVREALGYFLKFLKLVFDKETLPEFFLGNEYLGKIFPDSYFANEHKKYNLFAKENPRQVEAAKYGFGGIEAILEGCYTYASLNESVIRCFENRVLRM; the protein is encoded by the coding sequence ATGGCAAGCGGCGAAGGCAGACCGCTTGAAAACGCATGGAGGGCCCCCGTGGACGTTTTTGGCCCCGGGGAAAAGTCAATAAAGTCCCAAATCCAGTCTCAGACGATGGACTACGAGTTTTCGGCCGACCTATGGAAGCAAGCGCGTGCTGTCGTGGATGAAGTTTTGGATATCATTCTTTCGGAGCTAAAAACACAGGCACAAAAAATGTCTGAGAACTTGGAGATCGACGACAGATTTATTCGTCAAGCAAGTGCAAGACAAGGGTTAAAAATTGTGGCTCCAGATGAGTTTGATGCAATTGTACCATTCAAACTGAAAGGATTAGACCCACAAGAGGTACGGTTAAAAGATACCGATGGCAAAGTTCTTCCAGGGCAAATGCGTCTAAGAGTTCTGAATCAATCTGTCTTGATTGAACGTTTTTCCCGATTGCACACACTTGGAGTATTTCAGATGGACCAAGGAACATGCTTGATTAACACCAAAATGCTGCAAGAAAAGGTGTTCAAATCTTTAATGGATAAAACATTATCCATTACAGAAGATAGTTTAAAGAGAAAGGGGTACAATGTCACACGTGGGTCGAAGCCGCCAACCATGAacatcaaaatttcttcaaatctaCCATTTCCGATTGATGTCGACTTTGTTCCAGGACTTCACCTGGGAGATGAGGCTGTTATGATTCCCGATTCAGTAACAACGCACCCAGGATCCATTAGGATGAACTTTCCTAGATTCGGTCTTATGAAGTGGATTAGCAAAGAAAATCCCCGCATGCGTGAACAAGACAAGGATGTTATTTGGCGGAATTGTTCGTCGTCATATGAAAGGTACATGTTTGATATGTGCTTAAATAACAGAGAACGACTGTACATTGTCACTGCATGTCGCATCATGAAAGCCGTCGTCAAGACCCTCAGAAAAAGACAAAACCATGCCGCCAATTTGCTGACGTCATATCACCTCAAAACGATCGCCATGTATTGCATTGAGCATTTGACAGTTCCAACGGTCGCACCGCCTGGCCTTCAGCTTGGAGGTGTTCGCGAGGCACTTGGTTActttttgaagtttttgaaGCTGGTTTTCGATAAGGAGACTCTGCCAGAGTTTTTCCTGGGAAACGAGTACTTGGGAAAAATATTTCCAGACTCTTATTTTGCAAATGAACACAAAAAGTACAACCTATTCGCCAAAGAGAATCCCAGACAAGTGGAGGCGGCTAAATATGGCTTTGGCGGTATAGAGGCAATATTGGAGGGCTGTTATACATATGCAAGTCTCAATGAATCAGTGATCAGATGTTTTGAAAACAGAGTGCTACGGATGTGA